One part of the Methanosphaera cuniculi genome encodes these proteins:
- a CDS encoding Nre family DNA repair protein: MMEKKYEHLKQLTQQFYNMKNTKITSKQIEGTTPPSVFIGSYNYPKVFAGPLLTSEHNSAIMDQPETWMNSQTSQDQIINYRLNLVRGKQTIAVDDVENNYIMKLQEVSMAKKSVQSEAEFNKKPTGIMIGREEAPHGPSGVLKKFDIENIKWDRQLEKTYYDTDLKAKDAVDILHKKDIPFTQIQKAFSVGSMGEKKNRKLVPTRWSITAVDTTIANNLLKDVRYNPTIDTYHVYEHKTYGIQIIVVEIPTPWQFELMEAFTNYKGRPIIFTDYENNKGKKEYSRLGGGYYAIKMAVLEQLMRDKKQAGVIVFRESNDEYIPLGVWNMRQNTREALNKKPKEFETLKQAINYINTKTELPTDDYIKASDLLDDILKQRQTTLDMFF; encoded by the coding sequence ATGATGGAAAAAAAATATGAACACCTAAAACAACTAACCCAACAGTTCTACAACATGAAAAACACAAAAATAACATCAAAACAAATAGAAGGAACAACACCACCATCAGTATTTATAGGAAGCTACAACTACCCCAAAGTATTTGCAGGACCACTACTAACATCAGAACATAACTCAGCAATAATGGATCAACCAGAAACATGGATGAACAGTCAAACATCACAAGATCAAATCATAAACTACCGACTAAATCTAGTACGTGGAAAACAAACAATAGCAGTAGATGATGTAGAAAACAACTACATAATGAAACTACAAGAAGTATCAATGGCAAAAAAATCAGTACAAAGTGAAGCAGAATTCAACAAAAAACCAACAGGAATAATGATAGGACGCGAAGAAGCACCACACGGACCAAGTGGAGTACTTAAGAAATTTGATATTGAAAACATAAAATGGGATCGACAACTTGAAAAAACATACTATGATACAGATCTTAAAGCAAAAGATGCAGTAGACATACTACATAAAAAAGACATACCATTTACCCAGATACAAAAAGCATTTTCAGTAGGATCAATGGGAGAAAAGAAAAACAGAAAACTCGTACCAACCAGATGGTCAATAACAGCAGTAGATACAACAATAGCAAACAACTTGCTTAAGGATGTACGATACAATCCAACAATTGACACATACCATGTATATGAACATAAAACTTATGGAATTCAAATAATAGTAGTTGAAATACCAACACCATGGCAATTTGAACTAATGGAAGCATTCACAAACTACAAAGGACGTCCAATAATATTCACAGACTATGAAAATAACAAAGGCAAAAAAGAATACTCACGACTTGGTGGAGGATACTATGCTATAAAAATGGCAGTACTAGAACAACTAATGCGAGATAAAAAACAAGCAGGAGTAATAGTATTTAGAGAATCAAATGATGAATACATACCACTAGGAGTATGGAATATGCGACAAAACACACGCGAAGCACTAAATAAAAAACCAAAAGAATTTGAAACACTAAAACAAGCCATAAACTATATAAATACAAAAACCGAACTACCTACAGATGACTATATCAAAGCAAGTGATCTACTTGATGACATACTAAAACAAAGACAAACAACACTAGATATGTTCTTCTAA
- a CDS encoding NAD(P)-binding domain-containing protein: protein MNNDDFFKNKIGIIGAGNIGQALALKLKEKKVTSDNLLVSYNGSIFTFSNLYDKDLVDNIADNSRIVDECDIIILSVTPQQFSQIGQFNLNDDTLVISFMAGITIDELQKQTGSSNIIRIIPTGPDTICDETAIAGAYPQQDITDYIFDLLGFDVYNVKNEDELKYMSVAGCLPAVFTKVDLDTNLDDIKKFAVDFPDFIEIAKKADKLKATENKDEFIKSFMTKGGITEAIINSLDDGDSLYDALVAGLKRNDELS from the coding sequence ATGAATAATGATGACTTTTTTAAAAATAAGATTGGTATTATTGGTGCTGGAAATATAGGTCAAGCACTTGCATTAAAATTAAAAGAAAAGAAGGTTACATCAGATAACTTACTTGTTTCATATAATGGTTCTATTTTCACATTTAGTAATCTTTATGATAAGGATCTTGTAGATAATATTGCAGATAATAGTCGTATTGTAGATGAATGTGATATTATTATACTATCTGTTACTCCACAACAATTTAGTCAAATTGGACAATTTAATCTTAATGATGATACACTTGTAATTTCATTTATGGCAGGAATAACTATTGATGAGTTACAAAAACAAACTGGATCATCTAATATTATTAGAATTATTCCAACAGGACCTGATACAATATGTGATGAAACAGCAATAGCAGGAGCATATCCACAACAAGATATAACAGATTATATATTTGATCTTCTAGGATTTGATGTTTATAATGTTAAAAATGAAGATGAGTTAAAATACATGTCTGTTGCAGGATGTCTTCCAGCTGTATTTACAAAAGTAGATCTAGATACAAATTTAGATGATATTAAAAAGTTTGCAGTTGATTTTCCAGATTTTATTGAAATTGCAAAAAAGGCTGATAAACTAAAAGCAACTGAAAATAAGGATGAATTTATTAAATCATTCATGACTAAAGGTGGGATAACTGAGGCAATTATTAATTCACTTGATGATGGTGATAGTTTATATGATGCATTAGTTGCAGGATTAAAACGTAATGATGAATTAAGCTAG